The Haloplanus sp. CK5-1 genome contains a region encoding:
- a CDS encoding helix-hairpin-helix domain-containing protein, protein MGILDTLLSLLGLADTSTDDEERDATVSVEREARTDTEAAVKGTDMEAAEDDDGAAATTDASASTETLVDRDGAAEPAEAAGPDGGVETELGTAEAESEGETTGEHGATDDDAAGDDGTAEPTDVIKGIGPAYADRLSKAGIDSVADLAAADADDLAEAIDLSPKRVGRWIERAQDR, encoded by the coding sequence ATGGGAATCTTGGACACGCTCCTGTCGCTACTCGGGTTGGCCGACACCTCGACCGACGACGAGGAGCGAGACGCGACCGTCAGCGTCGAGCGCGAGGCGCGAACCGACACCGAAGCGGCCGTGAAGGGGACCGACATGGAGGCCGCGGAGGACGACGACGGCGCGGCCGCCACCACCGACGCGTCGGCATCGACGGAGACGCTCGTCGACCGTGACGGGGCGGCAGAACCGGCCGAAGCAGCCGGACCCGACGGTGGCGTGGAGACCGAACTCGGTACGGCCGAGGCCGAATCGGAGGGGGAGACGACCGGGGAACACGGGGCGACGGACGACGATGCGGCGGGCGACGACGGAACCGCCGAGCCGACCGACGTGATCAAGGGTATCGGCCCCGCGTACGCCGACCGGCTGTCGAAGGCGGGCATCGATTCGGTGGCCGACCTCGCGGCCGCGGACGCGGACGACCTCGCCGAGGCCATCGACCTCTCGCCCAAGCGGGTCGGTCGCTGGATCGAGCGCGCACAGGACCGCTGA
- a CDS encoding shikimate dehydrogenase has translation MHVFGLIGNPVGHSLSPPMHEAAYEELGMEARYVTFEPDPDDAAAAVKGAAALGVDGLNVTIPFKRDVLAAVDPDDRAARIGAVNTVDFSTSPPRGYNTDAAGVRRALEHHGVDPSGDAVVVGAGGAGRAVAFTLAESCDAVHVANRTVERAESLAADVRDGLPGGATVTGGGLDTLADRVPEATLLVNATSVGMEEDETPVPAELLHTDLAVLDAVYSPVETRLLRDAAAAGATTVDGAWMLLFQGVAAFERWTGRDAPVEAMNDALRSHL, from the coding sequence ATGCACGTCTTCGGCCTGATCGGTAACCCCGTCGGTCACTCGCTCTCGCCGCCGATGCACGAGGCGGCCTACGAGGAACTGGGGATGGAGGCCAGATACGTCACCTTCGAACCCGATCCCGACGATGCCGCGGCCGCAGTCAAGGGCGCGGCGGCGCTGGGGGTCGACGGACTCAACGTCACCATCCCGTTCAAGCGGGACGTCCTGGCGGCCGTCGATCCCGACGACCGCGCGGCACGCATCGGCGCGGTCAACACGGTCGACTTCTCCACGTCGCCGCCGCGTGGGTACAACACCGACGCAGCCGGCGTTCGGCGGGCGCTCGAGCACCACGGTGTCGATCCATCGGGTGACGCCGTCGTCGTCGGGGCTGGGGGGGCCGGACGCGCCGTCGCCTTCACGCTCGCGGAGTCGTGTGACGCCGTCCACGTCGCGAACCGGACCGTCGAGCGCGCGGAATCGCTCGCGGCCGACGTGCGTGACGGACTCCCGGGCGGGGCCACCGTGACGGGCGGGGGCCTCGACACTCTCGCCGACCGGGTTCCCGAAGCGACCCTGCTCGTCAACGCGACGAGCGTCGGGATGGAGGAAGACGAGACGCCGGTGCCCGCCGAGCTGCTCCACACCGATCTGGCCGTCCTCGACGCGGTGTACTCGCCGGTGGAGACGCGCCTGCTCCGGGACGCCGCGGCCGCGGGTGCCACGACCGTCGACGGCGCCTGGATGCTCCTCTTTCAAGGGGTCGCCGCGTTCGAGCGCTGGACCGGCCGAGACGCCCCCGTCGAGGCGATGAACGACGCACTCCGATCACATCTCTGA
- a CDS encoding sodium:calcium antiporter → MRRQTLGAVAGAVALTLPWTVVWATGAAGGLSTGVTVAVSGLSVLGASFLLAWGAETAEKDVPRAFAIAVLAVLAVAPEYAVDALYAWNAGVFAGTERGIEAGNLAVANMTGANRILIGIGWAGVALFTVFRKGSSSDLAVEKRDGFLADAVTLDPDIGLEIVFLFLATLWAFLVPFGGGIDILDMLVLVGIYVAYIAVIIRGDVEHEEEQVGVPAYLQTFPKPYRAATVLLLFLYSGLMIFTAVEPFAHGLENLGQSVGIPSFFMIQWIAPLASESPELIVVVYLVNKARSTAGFNALISSKLNQWTLLIGTLVVVHSIALGQYGALPFDQKQSAEIWLTAAQSFFAIGLLVNFEISVREALVLLVLFLSQVFSEFLLIREVLVLPISDYELLLAFTGIYLVLGVSLFVSRRAALGSILQQSIGTVTDAFSAADHPRGAD, encoded by the coding sequence ATGAGACGCCAGACGCTCGGCGCGGTCGCCGGAGCGGTCGCGCTGACGCTCCCGTGGACCGTCGTGTGGGCGACCGGGGCCGCCGGAGGGCTCTCGACGGGTGTGACCGTCGCGGTGAGTGGACTCTCGGTGCTCGGCGCGTCGTTCCTGCTCGCCTGGGGTGCGGAGACCGCCGAGAAGGACGTGCCCCGGGCCTTCGCCATCGCCGTCCTCGCGGTGCTCGCCGTCGCCCCGGAGTACGCGGTCGACGCGCTGTACGCGTGGAACGCGGGCGTGTTCGCGGGAACCGAACGGGGCATCGAAGCGGGGAACCTCGCCGTCGCCAACATGACCGGCGCGAACCGCATCCTCATCGGAATCGGGTGGGCCGGCGTCGCCCTCTTCACCGTCTTCCGGAAGGGTTCGTCGTCCGACCTGGCGGTCGAGAAGCGCGACGGCTTCCTCGCCGACGCGGTCACCCTCGACCCCGACATCGGCCTCGAAATCGTCTTCCTGTTTCTCGCCACCCTCTGGGCGTTTCTCGTCCCCTTCGGCGGCGGTATCGACATCCTCGACATGCTGGTTCTCGTCGGTATCTACGTCGCCTACATCGCCGTCATCATCCGCGGCGACGTCGAACACGAGGAGGAACAGGTCGGGGTCCCGGCGTACCTCCAGACCTTCCCCAAACCGTACCGTGCGGCGACGGTTCTCCTCCTCTTTCTCTACTCCGGACTCATGATATTCACCGCCGTCGAACCGTTCGCCCACGGCCTCGAGAACCTCGGCCAGAGCGTCGGCATCCCCTCCTTTTTCATGATCCAGTGGATCGCGCCGCTGGCCTCCGAGTCGCCGGAGTTGATCGTCGTCGTCTACCTGGTGAACAAGGCCCGCTCGACCGCTGGGTTCAACGCCCTCATCTCCTCGAAGCTCAACCAGTGGACGCTGCTCATCGGCACGCTCGTGGTCGTCCACTCCATCGCGCTCGGCCAGTACGGTGCGCTTCCCTTCGACCAGAAACAGTCGGCCGAGATCTGGCTGACCGCCGCCCAGTCTTTCTTCGCTATCGGCCTCCTCGTCAACTTCGAGATCTCCGTCCGGGAGGCGCTGGTGTTGCTCGTGTTGTTCCTCTCGCAGGTCTTCTCGGAGTTCCTGCTCATCCGCGAGGTCCTCGTCCTGCCCATCTCGGACTACGAACTCCTGTTGGCGTTCACCGGGATCTACCTGGTGCTCGGCGTCTCGCTGTTCGTGTCGCGGCGGGCGGCCTTGGGGAGCATCCTCCAGCAGTCGATCGGCACGGTGACCGACGCGTTTTCGGCCGCCGACCACCCACGGGGGGCGGACTGA
- a CDS encoding universal stress protein: protein MFDDVLIAVDGSECARRAAKHGFELAARYDAEATVVTVYGGADERGRAVLDETAALATDVGVPVESELLSGKPASTIAGRAADGGADLVVVGRQGRSGVAKRILGSVTERLLRRSDVPVLTVPAGDIEDDTGADYGTVLATTDGSEVAERVAPYGADIARRFGATLHALSVVDIQAEAGVFNAGGVGKEFVERLETRGRQAVDDLVDGIDTADFEVRTSVVRGTAHDAIADYVDDEGVDLLVMSSEGQTNLAGQQLGTVTGRVLRSVDRPVLVVTGD from the coding sequence ATGTTCGACGACGTCCTGATCGCGGTCGACGGAAGCGAGTGTGCGCGTCGGGCGGCCAAACACGGGTTCGAACTCGCGGCTCGGTACGACGCCGAGGCCACCGTCGTCACCGTGTACGGCGGGGCCGACGAGCGTGGACGGGCGGTCCTCGACGAGACTGCGGCGCTGGCGACCGACGTGGGTGTTCCAGTCGAGAGCGAACTCCTCTCGGGAAAGCCGGCGAGCACCATCGCTGGTCGCGCGGCCGACGGCGGTGCCGACCTCGTCGTCGTCGGACGGCAGGGGCGGTCAGGTGTGGCAAAGCGGATCCTCGGTAGCGTCACCGAGCGCCTCCTGCGCCGGAGCGACGTGCCGGTGTTGACCGTGCCCGCTGGCGACATCGAGGACGACACCGGCGCGGACTACGGGACCGTCCTCGCGACCACCGACGGGAGCGAGGTGGCCGAGCGAGTGGCTCCCTACGGGGCCGACATCGCCCGCCGATTCGGGGCGACGCTCCACGCCCTCTCCGTCGTCGACATCCAGGCCGAAGCCGGGGTGTTCAACGCCGGCGGCGTCGGCAAGGAGTTCGTCGAGCGCCTCGAAACCCGTGGACGACAGGCGGTCGACGACCTGGTCGACGGCATCGACACGGCGGACTTCGAGGTTCGGACGTCCGTCGTCCGCGGCACCGCTCACGACGCCATCGCCGACTACGTCGACGACGAGGGCGTCGATCTGCTCGTCATGTCGTCCGAAGGGCAGACCAACCTCGCCGGCCAGCAGTTGGGCACCGTCACGGGTCGGGTCCTCCGGAGCGTCGACCGCCCGGTACTGGTCGTCACCGGGGACTGA
- a CDS encoding D-aminoacyl-tRNA deacylase, with translation MIAIVVSRADNASEHIGEQLLDLADWTEGRDDTRPDADGGGVYYRTDGFELRTFDDIHIHLERPDVAFDDPDLLIVVSRHSGETGPLLTAHHTGNFGEAEYGGDPGRFARAPPNAASDVVAALDRHAPPDYEVGTECTHHGPTDVGVPSMFVELGSSEAEWTDPEGAMAVARAVLDLRGVDADREKQIAGFGGGHYAPRFGRIVRDTEWAVGHVAADWGLEAMGNPATNRDVIRRAVEASATDVVLVEGDRPGLESVLDDLGYRVVTETWLRETGDHPLHFVDAAEDRLAPVEDGLRFGDAVPSVEGRDPDAAIAVASLPTDLIDAAHAVDAEATRAAVEGVAVAFETVEAGTRPRGRVALPATDPTTAADDLTDALAAVLRTGDGDVERRDDEVVVRTESFDPAAARRLGIPEGPAFGRLADGQAVDVDGERIDPAVVQRERVERLPAVEPPET, from the coding sequence GTGATCGCTATCGTCGTCAGTCGTGCCGACAACGCCTCCGAACACATCGGCGAGCAGTTACTCGACCTGGCCGACTGGACCGAGGGCCGGGACGACACGCGGCCGGACGCCGACGGCGGCGGCGTCTACTACCGGACCGACGGGTTCGAACTCCGGACGTTCGACGACATCCACATCCACCTCGAACGCCCCGACGTCGCCTTCGACGACCCCGATCTGCTGATCGTCGTCTCGCGTCACTCCGGCGAGACCGGCCCGCTCCTGACCGCCCACCACACGGGTAACTTCGGCGAGGCGGAGTACGGCGGCGACCCCGGTCGGTTCGCCCGAGCGCCACCCAACGCCGCCAGCGACGTCGTCGCCGCCCTCGACCGGCACGCGCCTCCCGACTACGAGGTCGGAACCGAGTGTACCCACCACGGCCCGACCGACGTCGGCGTGCCGTCGATGTTCGTCGAACTCGGGAGCAGCGAGGCCGAGTGGACGGATCCCGAGGGGGCGATGGCGGTGGCTCGGGCCGTCCTCGACCTCCGGGGTGTCGACGCCGACCGCGAGAAACAGATCGCCGGCTTCGGCGGTGGCCACTACGCACCCCGTTTCGGCCGGATCGTCCGCGACACCGAGTGGGCGGTGGGCCACGTCGCCGCCGACTGGGGGCTAGAGGCCATGGGGAACCCGGCGACGAACCGGGACGTGATCCGGCGGGCGGTCGAGGCCAGCGCGACCGACGTCGTCCTCGTCGAGGGCGACCGACCGGGATTGGAGTCGGTCCTCGACGACCTGGGCTACCGCGTCGTCACCGAGACGTGGCTCCGGGAGACGGGCGATCACCCCCTTCACTTTGTCGACGCCGCCGAGGATCGACTCGCCCCTGTCGAGGACGGCCTCCGCTTCGGCGACGCCGTGCCCTCGGTCGAGGGCCGCGACCCCGACGCGGCCATCGCCGTCGCGTCCTTGCCGACCGACCTGATCGACGCGGCCCACGCCGTCGACGCCGAGGCGACCCGCGCGGCCGTCGAGGGAGTCGCCGTCGCCTTCGAGACGGTGGAGGCCGGGACCCGACCCCGTGGGCGGGTGGCGCTCCCGGCGACCGACCCCACGACCGCGGCCGACGACCTGACCGACGCCCTGGCCGCCGTCCTGCGGACGGGCGACGGCGACGTGGAACGCCGCGACGACGAGGTGGTCGTCCGGACGGAGTCGTTCGACCCCGCCGCCGCCCGTCGGCTCGGCATCCCGGAGGGACCAGCCTTCGGCCGCCTCGCGGACGGGCAGGCCGTCGACGTCGACGGCGAACGGATCGATCCCGCGGTGGTGCAACGCGAACGAGTCGAACGTCTCCCGGCCGTCGAGCCGCCGGAAACATAA
- the ftsZ gene encoding cell division protein FtsZ, whose translation MDSIVEDAIEDAEEPGDGTTADADPAAGREPAAESDASNRSGKMTDDELEDVLEDLQTDITVVGCGGAGGNTVNRMAEEGIDGANLVAANTDVQHLVDVEADTKILMGEEKTGGRGAGSVPQVGEEAAIESQEDIYGAIEGSDMVFVTAGLGGGTGTGSAPVVAEAARESGALTIAIVTTPFTAEGEVRRTNAEAGLERLRDVADTVIVVPNDRLLDSVGKLPVKQAFKVSDEVLMRSVKGITELITKQGLVNLDFADVKTVMKKGGVAMIGLGESDSEQKAQDSVRSALRSPLLDVDISGANSALVNVTGGTDMAIEEAEGVVEEIYDRIDPDARIIWGTSIDEELDGTMRTMIVVTGVESPQIYGRGDEAATEEAPAGGATPEPTPEPTTDDIDYVE comes from the coding sequence ATGGACTCGATCGTGGAGGATGCCATCGAGGACGCCGAGGAGCCGGGGGATGGGACCACGGCCGACGCGGATCCGGCCGCGGGTCGGGAGCCAGCCGCCGAGAGCGACGCCTCGAACCGTTCGGGGAAGATGACCGACGACGAACTCGAAGACGTTCTGGAGGATCTCCAGACGGACATCACCGTCGTCGGCTGTGGGGGCGCCGGCGGCAACACTGTCAACCGGATGGCCGAAGAAGGGATCGACGGTGCGAACCTCGTCGCGGCCAACACCGACGTCCAGCACTTGGTCGACGTCGAGGCCGACACCAAGATTCTCATGGGCGAGGAGAAGACCGGCGGCCGGGGTGCGGGTTCGGTTCCACAGGTCGGCGAGGAGGCCGCGATCGAGAGTCAAGAGGACATCTACGGGGCCATCGAGGGGTCCGACATGGTGTTCGTCACCGCGGGACTTGGCGGTGGCACCGGCACCGGGTCGGCCCCCGTCGTCGCGGAGGCGGCCCGCGAGTCGGGTGCGCTCACCATCGCCATCGTGACGACACCGTTTACCGCCGAGGGCGAGGTCCGCCGGACCAACGCCGAGGCCGGCCTCGAACGACTGCGCGACGTGGCCGACACCGTCATCGTCGTGCCCAACGACCGACTGCTCGACTCCGTCGGGAAACTCCCGGTCAAGCAGGCGTTCAAGGTGTCCGACGAAGTGTTGATGCGCTCGGTGAAGGGAATCACCGAACTCATCACCAAACAGGGCCTCGTCAACTTGGACTTCGCCGACGTGAAGACGGTCATGAAGAAAGGCGGCGTCGCCATGATCGGTCTGGGCGAGAGCGACTCGGAGCAGAAGGCCCAGGACTCGGTGCGCTCCGCCCTGCGGTCGCCCCTGCTCGACGTGGACATCTCCGGGGCTAACTCGGCGCTCGTCAACGTCACCGGCGGCACCGACATGGCCATCGAGGAGGCCGAGGGCGTCGTCGAGGAGATTTACGACCGCATCGACCCCGACGCCCGCATCATCTGGGGCACCTCCATCGACGAGGAACTCGACGGCACGATGCGGACGATGATCGTCGTCACGGGCGTCGAGTCGCCCCAGATCTACGGGCGCGGGGACGAGGCGGCGACCGAGGAGGCACCGGCCGGCGGTGCGACGCCCGAACCGACGCCCGAACCGACGACCGACGACATCGACTACGTGGAGTAG
- a CDS encoding protein translocase SEC61 complex subunit gamma yields MDVKYDLASYVRVLKMASTPSWNEFSQIAKIAGAGIFLVGLLGFVMFAIMTFIPGGG; encoded by the coding sequence ATGGACGTCAAATACGACCTCGCAAGCTACGTCCGCGTGCTCAAGATGGCGAGCACGCCGTCGTGGAACGAGTTCTCGCAGATCGCCAAGATCGCGGGGGCGGGGATCTTTCTCGTCGGCCTCCTCGGATTTGTCATGTTCGCCATCATGACCTTCATCCCCGGAGGCGGCTGA
- a CDS encoding transcription elongation factor Spt5, with the protein MGIFAVKTTASQERTVADMIASREEDEVHAVLAPDSLTSYVMVEAENSAVLERVMEEIPHARSIVPGTSSLTEVEHFLSPTPDVEGIAESDIVELIAGPFKGEKARVQRIDEGKDQVTVELYEATVPIPVTVRGDQIRVLDSEER; encoded by the coding sequence ATGGGCATCTTCGCAGTCAAGACCACGGCCAGTCAGGAGCGAACCGTCGCGGACATGATCGCCAGCCGCGAGGAGGACGAGGTGCACGCCGTCCTCGCGCCCGACTCGCTGACGAGTTACGTGATGGTCGAGGCCGAAAACAGCGCCGTCCTCGAACGCGTGATGGAGGAGATTCCCCACGCCCGGAGCATCGTCCCCGGCACCTCCTCGCTCACCGAGGTGGAACACTTCCTCTCGCCGACGCCGGACGTCGAGGGCATCGCCGAGAGCGACATCGTGGAACTCATCGCCGGCCCGTTCAAAGGCGAGAAAGCCCGTGTCCAGCGGATCGACGAAGGGAAAGATCAGGTGACAGTCGAACTGTACGAGGCGACCGTCCCGATCCCCGTGACGGTCCGTGGCGACCAGATCCGGGTGCTCGATAGCGAGGAGCGGTAG
- a CDS encoding PHP-associated domain-containing protein: protein MHVKVLDDRVVERAKARGLDMLVYAPHFTRLPTIRDRAARFSDDDLLVVPAREVFTGPWHARRHLLVVGLSDPVPDFITFRGALAEFDRQDAAVLAPHPEMLNVSCSRADVAADPDAFAAVETHNAKCLPHQNRRARIVARKTGLPGFGSSYAHFRATVGEVWTDFDVSIDSEADLVAALRSGTPRRVVRRSGADHHLRGLAEFAHLGYENSWGKIDRLFLSGTEPTNPSHIAYGDRFDDLTVY from the coding sequence ATGCACGTGAAAGTGCTGGACGATCGTGTCGTCGAGCGAGCGAAAGCCCGCGGCCTCGACATGTTGGTGTACGCCCCGCATTTCACACGGTTACCGACCATCCGCGACCGTGCTGCACGCTTCTCCGACGACGACCTCCTCGTCGTCCCCGCGCGCGAAGTGTTCACCGGACCGTGGCACGCCCGCCGGCACCTCCTCGTGGTCGGACTGTCCGATCCCGTCCCCGATTTCATCACGTTCCGCGGCGCCCTCGCCGAGTTCGACCGACAGGACGCGGCGGTCCTCGCACCCCACCCCGAGATGCTGAACGTCAGTTGCTCGCGGGCGGACGTGGCCGCCGACCCCGACGCCTTCGCTGCCGTCGAGACGCACAACGCGAAATGTCTCCCCCACCAGAACCGTCGGGCACGGATCGTCGCGCGCAAGACGGGGTTGCCGGGGTTCGGATCGTCGTACGCCCACTTCCGGGCCACCGTCGGCGAGGTGTGGACCGACTTCGACGTGAGCATCGACTCTGAGGCCGACCTCGTGGCGGCGCTTCGATCCGGAACGCCACGGCGGGTCGTCCGTCGGAGCGGTGCAGACCACCACCTCCGCGGACTCGCGGAGTTCGCCCACCTCGGCTACGAGAACTCGTGGGGCAAGATCGACCGCCTCTTCCTCTCCGGGACCGAGCCGACCAATCCCAGCCACATCGCCTACGGTGACCGGTTCGACGACCTGACGGTCTACTGA
- a CDS encoding metal-dependent hydrolase encodes MNKKGHVLNAALLSVGLGVVLATPTTLSASAALDSAVMVIELSVPVVLGALFPDVDTAFGKHRKTLHNVFVLGVVAAFPVLFGNLQYVWIGVATHFLLDVVGSRRGIAFFYPLTSQEWGLPSGVTTSSKYADLVTVIVTGIELGVLGGIHFYVLPLDRTANALNAIPTSVVNALPV; translated from the coding sequence ATGAACAAGAAAGGACACGTACTCAACGCGGCGCTGTTGAGCGTCGGCCTCGGCGTCGTGCTGGCGACGCCGACGACCCTCTCGGCGTCGGCCGCGCTCGACTCCGCGGTGATGGTGATCGAACTCTCCGTTCCGGTCGTCCTCGGCGCGCTCTTTCCGGACGTGGACACGGCTTTCGGCAAACACCGCAAGACGCTCCACAACGTGTTCGTGTTGGGCGTCGTCGCCGCGTTTCCCGTCCTCTTCGGCAACCTCCAGTACGTCTGGATCGGCGTCGCGACGCACTTCCTCCTCGATGTGGTCGGGAGTCGTCGGGGCATCGCCTTCTTCTACCCGCTGACCAGTCAGGAGTGGGGACTCCCGTCGGGCGTGACGACCAGTAGCAAGTACGCCGACCTCGTGACGGTGATCGTCACCGGTATCGAACTCGGCGTCCTCGGCGGCATCCACTTCTACGTGCTGCCACTCGACCGGACGGCGAACGCGTTGAACGCCATCCCGACGAGCGTCGTGAACGCGCTTCCGGTGTAA
- a CDS encoding pyridoxal phosphate-dependent aminotransferase, giving the protein MEYDTPLFFHVMQYAAEADRDVIDLVSGGPDWEPPAALRDGLREYADADPDEFQYPPSDGLGALREEIAARRGVDADRIIVTNGAGEANYLAMAGALDRDAGSEILLTDPVYPYYPGKARLLGADVRLVPVADDGGLDLAAMREVASSETAAILVNSPNNPTGAVYGEETMAAVADLAAEVDAVLISDEVYDHYDYSGRFASALSVTDDAVVTNSFSKSMAVTGLRVGYGVFPPELAEAARTRHMLVNVTGARPSQAAVLRALRETGPEYYEASRDLLRERIDAFTDALDAAGAEYVVPDGAFYVFARFEGFPGTLDNVERLVDEAGVACMPGDTFGTHDEWLRFALVTPRAEEAAERLADYDGF; this is encoded by the coding sequence ATGGAGTACGACACGCCCCTCTTCTTTCACGTCATGCAGTACGCGGCCGAGGCCGACCGCGACGTCATCGACCTCGTGAGCGGCGGGCCCGACTGGGAGCCACCGGCCGCGCTCCGCGACGGCCTCCGGGAGTACGCCGACGCCGACCCCGACGAGTTCCAGTACCCGCCCAGCGACGGATTGGGCGCTCTCCGCGAGGAGATCGCCGCCCGGCGTGGCGTCGACGCCGACCGGATCATCGTCACGAACGGCGCTGGCGAGGCGAACTACCTCGCCATGGCCGGCGCACTCGACCGCGACGCCGGCTCCGAGATCCTCCTGACCGACCCCGTCTACCCCTACTACCCCGGCAAGGCGCGGCTGCTCGGCGCCGACGTGCGACTCGTCCCCGTCGCCGACGACGGCGGTCTGGACCTGGCGGCGATGCGCGAGGTGGCCAGTTCCGAGACTGCTGCGATCCTCGTCAACTCGCCGAACAACCCGACTGGCGCGGTGTACGGCGAGGAGACGATGGCCGCCGTGGCCGACCTCGCGGCCGAGGTCGACGCCGTCCTCATCTCCGACGAGGTGTACGACCACTACGATTACTCCGGCCGGTTCGCGAGCGCACTCTCGGTCACCGACGACGCCGTCGTGACCAACTCCTTCTCGAAGTCGATGGCGGTGACCGGCCTCCGGGTCGGCTACGGCGTCTTCCCGCCGGAACTGGCCGAGGCTGCCCGCACGCGACACATGCTCGTCAACGTCACCGGCGCACGCCCCTCGCAGGCCGCCGTCCTCCGGGCGCTCCGGGAGACGGGGCCGGAGTACTACGAGGCCTCGCGGGACCTCCTCCGGGAGCGCATCGACGCCTTCACCGACGCCCTCGACGCCGCGGGCGCGGAGTACGTCGTCCCCGACGGAGCGTTCTACGTGTTCGCGCGCTTCGAGGGCTTCCCCGGCACCCTCGACAACGTCGAGCGACTGGTCGACGAGGCGGGTGTCGCCTGCATGCCCGGCGATACGTTCGGCACGCACGACGAGTGGCTCCGGTTCGCCCTCGTCACCCCGCGGGCCGAGGAAGCGGCAGAGCGGCTGGCCGACTACGACGGCTTCTAA
- a CDS encoding ArsA family ATPase — MSELDVEPVDEVDEADDADAGPEPVAVETTTDLPAGVDAPEYVLYGGKGGVGKTTMAAATALSSAAGGDATLVVSTDPAHSLSDTLDVDIPATPTRIRENDPLWAVEIDPEAAMEDGLLGEGGIGVDDAPLGGLGEMGEMLGEDAVDPLMGGSMPGADEAAAMRQLLEYLDDPRFDRVVIDTAPTGHTLRLLELPEVLDSMVGRLLSMREKFSGMMEGFKGMFGVGDDDEKGPDLDELRERIERLRAVLQDPARTDFRVVMVPEEMSVVESERLLARLEEFSIPVGTVVVNRVMEDPADVADVDPEWVVAPNLEECEFCQRRWDVQQDALRRAADMFRGHDVKRVPLLADEVRGERALRVVAACLD, encoded by the coding sequence ATGAGCGAACTCGACGTGGAGCCGGTCGACGAGGTCGACGAGGCGGACGATGCCGACGCCGGTCCAGAGCCCGTCGCCGTCGAGACGACGACCGACCTGCCCGCCGGCGTCGACGCGCCGGAGTACGTCCTCTACGGCGGCAAGGGTGGCGTTGGAAAGACGACGATGGCGGCGGCGACAGCACTCTCCTCGGCCGCCGGCGGCGACGCGACGCTCGTCGTCTCGACCGACCCCGCCCACTCGCTGTCGGACACCCTCGACGTCGACATCCCGGCCACGCCGACGCGTATCCGTGAGAACGATCCGCTGTGGGCGGTCGAAATCGACCCCGAGGCCGCGATGGAAGACGGCCTGTTGGGTGAGGGGGGGATCGGCGTCGACGACGCGCCCCTGGGTGGCCTCGGCGAGATGGGCGAGATGCTCGGCGAGGACGCCGTCGACCCGCTGATGGGTGGGTCGATGCCCGGAGCCGACGAGGCGGCGGCGATGCGGCAACTGCTGGAGTACCTCGACGACCCGCGGTTCGACCGCGTGGTGATCGACACGGCGCCCACGGGACACACGCTCCGACTCCTCGAACTCCCCGAAGTGCTCGACTCGATGGTCGGTCGCCTGCTCTCGATGCGCGAGAAGTTCTCGGGAATGATGGAGGGGTTCAAGGGGATGTTCGGGGTCGGCGACGACGACGAGAAGGGCCCCGACTTGGACGAACTCCGCGAACGCATCGAGCGACTCCGCGCAGTGTTGCAAGACCCCGCCCGGACGGATTTCCGGGTCGTGATGGTCCCCGAGGAGATGAGCGTCGTCGAGTCGGAGCGGCTGCTCGCCCGACTCGAGGAGTTCTCGATTCCGGTCGGAACCGTCGTCGTCAACCGCGTGATGGAAGACCCCGCGGACGTGGCCGACGTCGACCCCGAGTGGGTGGTCGCACCGAACCTCGAGGAGTGCGAGTTCTGCCAGCGACGGTGGGACGTCCAGCAGGACGCGCTCCGCCGTGCCGCCGACATGTTCCGCGGGCACGACGTGAAGCGGGTGCCCTTACTCGCCGACGAGGTGCGCGGCGAACGCGCGCTCCGCGTGGTCGCGGCCTGTCTGGACTAG